The genomic DNA AAATAAAGAGATGCCTACTTCAAAGGTCAGGTCCTTGATCAGGATATCTCCATTGGGTGTTGCCAGTGGTGTGTGTTCAAACCTGCAGCACCAAAACAGTCAAAGACACTGCTCTTACTGACCACTCCTCCTCAGAAAACCCCTTGGCCGTGGACAACTTCAGTGAGGGTAACATATTAAAAAGAGATTTTATGCAGCCAATATCATGTACAGAAATGCAGAGGCTTTGTCACACATACTTGATGATGTGGTCAACGTTGATGATCTGTCCGCTGCCCGGGACAAGAGGGACTCTTTCTACGGCTTCTGATTCCTTGTCCTGATGAGAGACCATGGTGCGTTCGTACTTCCCAGAGTTCAGTTCCTTCAGGACCTTCATGAGCTCAGTGATACGCATGGTGAACCTGGGAGAAGAAGGGAGACCAGCCTAGCTCAGAACACCTCCTACCCAAGCACTACGAAGGGAAAGCTTGGAAAGCACCGATAGAAGAATGAAGTGGTCGTGGAAAGATAAGGCAGTTTAGTGGTATATGTCTAGAACAGGCTACTACTTTGAATTAGAAATGGAATTTAATCAAATTCAATTGAATATGTGATTGGATCATAGTGTATTGGGAAGAGAGAAGTCTCACCCAGAGAGCCTGGTCATCTCTCTACCAGCCAGTACGATCCTTCCCAGAGCCTGGGACATCCTCAGTAGCATCCTGCCACTCTGGTAATAGTCCTCCAGCAACTCAGGTTGGCTGCTGTTCATGTGGCGGGGGTCGGCGAGGTTGAGGAAAGGCCGACTCACCACCAGGTAGCCCACCACAGTGGCTATGTCTGAGGGAAGGAAGAGACCCAAGCACTGGTTTAGTAATGCAATGAACAATGTTATTTTATGTTCGCCTGGCCAAGCAACGATAAAAATGTGGCGGCTGGACAGCGGCAAGTGGGAGAAGTGCAGAAATCAACTGGCCGCCATTTACAGATCTCTCTCTGGCTATGTAACTGACGATATCAGCATATTAATCTGTAGGGTTTAAAACATCAGATCTTACACTTTGCGATCAGGCTGTCCACGAAGCCCATGGAGAAGCGGAAGAAGATAAACTTGTGCAAATGGTCGACCTGTGAAGACAGAAGGCATCACGGCATTATTAAAACACTTTTAAACTCACAAAACCAGCAGTTTGTCCGTTTAGACAGAAGTGAAGACAGATCTTTAATGTACCTCGGACTGGCACACAGGACTAACGGTAACTCACCAGTTTCTTAAATGTTGAGTGAatcgtctgtttctctctcatgtTCCCGTTGTAGAAGGCAATCTCCTCACTAAAGACAAAACATAACACGTTAAACATAATTTAGTTCTCTTTTTTAAAAACACCACGACAGGGGTGATTTAACaagttttatttaatttttttaaaaagcACTCTATTGCCAACCCATGATGTACTCAGATCCAGGCCTTCACACCTGTTGGTGATGAGTCGCGAGTTGACATATCGGTACTCTCCCTCGTAGCGCTGCTCTGTCACCGTCATCTTACCGATGGGCCGTCGTAGTCTGGTCAGGAACAGGCCTGAGACCAGCAGGTAGGTCATCATACTCGCTGGGCCCTGAGGGGAAACGGTGACATCACATACAGAATATATTTCAGTACATTCTAAAAACCTGAATGGAATCTATTGGTTGCTTCTGGAATCTGAATTCGTATTCACCTGGGCACCGATGGCAGACGTCAGCTTGAAGATGTACAGTCCAATGTCCAAGAGAGGCTAAAGGGGATATGCAGTAGTGTTAACATGTAGACCTCCCTGGTGGAGTAGGGGGcccgagggcacacagtgtgttgcgAAATCTGTCAATGTATTGtcaaattgtataaactgccttcatttttgctggaccccaggaagagtagctgctaccgtggcaggaaccaatggggatcaaTAATACAAACAAATAACAGCTTTCAGCAATATCACGATTTACACAACAAGTTAATGATAGACTAAGGTGTACTACAACAACCATACAAATTCCTAAACATACACCTTGGAACCACACACGAGAAGATATAGACAAGAATGTATACTTCGGTCTTAAACAAACAGTAGTCAGCATGATAGTTTAGGTGTAGACTACAGTACCTTGCTGAGGTTGGAGTAGAGGTCCACCACGCTGTTACAGAACCTCTCTACGTCCTGAGTCAGCAGCTGGTCAGCGTTAGCGATACGGTTATCCAGGTTGCCCATTTTGTAGTACGTGTATCCTCTGGGGATGACACACATTTTGAGTGAGTTCAATTGCAGAGACTGACTATGGGAATGCACAGTAGACTGACTATGGGAATGTAAGGTTATGAGAAGAGGCAGTAGACAGAAGATAGTGCCATAGACAGACAGCGCGGTAGACAGTAGGGTATGCAGACAGTAGAAAGCGCAGTAGACAGTAGGGTATACAGACAGTAGACAGCGCGGTAGACAGTGCGGTAGACAGTAGGGTatacagacagtagggtataCAGATAGTAGGGTATACAGACAGTAGACAGCGAGGTAGACAGTAGGGTatacagacagtagggtagaCAGTAGGGTATACAGACAGTAGACAGCGCGGTAGGCTTGTACACAGCGCGGTAGACAGTAGGGTATACAGACAGTAGACAGCGCGGTAGACAGTAGGGTatacagacagtagggtatacagacagtagacagtaggctaTACAGACAATAGACAGCGAGGTAGACAGTAGGGTATACAGACAGCGAGcgcggcagacagacagacagcgagcgcgGCAGACAGACGGCGCGGCAGACAGACGGCGCGGCAGACAGACGGCGCGGCAGACAGCGCGGCAGGCAGACAGCGCGGCAGGCAGACAGCGCGGCAGACAGACAGCGCGGCAGACAGACAGCGCGGCAGACAGACAGCGCGGcgcggcagacagacagagcggcgcggcagacagacagagcggcGCGGCAGACAGACAGGGCGGCGCGGCAGACAGTGCTTACTTGAGGTACTCGTCGTAGAGGTGTTTGGTTAGTCTCACTCTGAACCTCAGCTTCAGCTCATTCAGACCCAGCTTCAAGAAGTTATTCACCAATGCAATCTGTCAGTCAACAAAACATACACTTTAACATCAGCTTTTCATCAAAACACAACCTTAGTATACTGTCCAAACACAGATGAAATCTGGATTTGTTCAATCCACGGGCAAAGAGACAGTTGAATACAAAAGGCATGCAGAGAAAATTAAACACCAATTGTCTAGAGGACGAGATACATTCTGTAAAAATGTACATATAACAAACAGTTATCCAGGCAATGTATGATCGATCCTATTATCTGGTTATTGCTAAATGATATTAGGAAGTGATGAGTTACAGTATTAAGAAAGGATACGAATAATATACAGTCAATGttatgctaataataataataataataataataataataataatatcagaCAACCTCTGAGAATTTACAACAAAATAAGAAAGTCGACGGGAGTCGTCGCTGTACAACTAACCAACTACTGTAATATGACATTTATATATCAGAGGCAAATCAGAACCACAGACATCTAGAAAAATAGAGTCAATTGTTGGATGCAATGaaataccaaaaaaaaaaaaaacacttacaAGTGGCATGACTTTGCAAAAGTTGAACAAGTAGTTCTTGAAATCGGTGTTGGAACGACCGATAATTGCGCTGCAGACCCAAAACATGCACAAGAACGAACCAACTGGGTCAGTGACATGGGACACACTGCTAGGCAAGACATTGGCAGATGAATGAATTTCACCTGTAACGGTTCTAGCCTCAGTAAGATCTGTTTATGCTTCAGCCAACTCATCTGCCATGATGGTcatgggaaaaaaaaaaaaactttaaactcaagcacatacagtaccagtcaaaagtttagacaaacctactcattccagggtttttctttatttttactattttctacattgtaaaataatagtgaagacatcaaaactatgaaataacacatatagagtCATGTAGTACATTGATATCTCTGCTAATGATACCACTGTGGGAGATTGAAAGGCATGGATTTTCCTGCGAAGGAATTCATTGATATGATCtggggctggtttcccagacctGGAATAAAGTCTCACCCTGGACTAAAGCGCACTTTAAAAATGATTATCTCCATTGAACATGCGTCTTAGTCCAGTATCAGGCTGAATCTGTGTATGGGGAAGCAGACCATCAACACAATCACATCCACCAAACTCATTGGTCATCTAGCTATATTGAAGAATCACAGGTCACATGGCAAGTCAGGGTTCTAACCATAGAATTAGAACACTTTCATTCTACCTCAGTGATTCTCACCTTTCAATCATGGTTCCATTCTGGATCATCCAGACATCACAATATGTCCTGGCCACCAACATGGCAGCTATGAGGACGAGGTATCCTGTCTGTGATGACAACGGAGAGAATAGAGAAGTGGAAGGGAACAGACCAGATGAGCAAACCCATCAGATGATTAAATACACAGATTAAACAATGCaatggatagttctttaagcaaATCAATGTCATGTTTGTATTGTAAATAATATGAGCAAACTAGATGAATGACTAATACATGGCAGTTCAAATGTAGAATAGACCTGTCCTCATCTAACTGACTGGTAGAACAGACCTGTCCTCATCTAACTGACTGGTAGAACAGACCTGTCCTTATCTAACAACATGACTGGTAGAATAGACCTGTCCTCATCTAACAACATGACTGGTAGAATAGACCTGTCCTCATCTAACAATCATGACCGGTAGAATAGACCTGTCCTAATCTAACAATCATGACCGGTAGAATAGACCTGTCCTCATCTAACATGACCGGTAGAATAGAGAATAGACCTGTCCTTATCTAACAACATGACTGGTAGAATAGACCTGTCCTCATCTAACAACATGACCGGTAGAATAGAGAATAGACCTGTCCTTATCCAACTGACTGGTAGAATAGACCTGTCCTCATCTAACAACATGACCGGTAGAATAGAGAATAGACCTGTCCTTATCTAACAATCATGACCGGTAGAATAGAGAATAGACCTGTCCTTATCCAACTGACTGGTAGAATAGACCTGTCCTCATCTAACAACATGACCGGTAGAATAGAGAATAGACCTGTCCTTATCTAACAACTAGTCATTTTAGAGTTCATTCAGTAGAGGATGAACTCTGATACACACAACAGACTTCATATCATCGTGACCTTGGCTTATCAAACAAACTGATCAGTATGACAGGTCTGTTCGGGCTCTGTGggtgtttttttgtatttatacAACACACAAGCTCAGGCAATATTATAAATCATGTACACTAGAACAACGTTTGCAAATTGATCACACTTAATGAACTACAATGTCTGTTGAGACACACGTGCATAGAGGAAGAGATAAGTCGTGGCCGTAAAAGTGACGCAATGAAGGAGCGCAGATCTATCTGTACAAGACAAGGCCGAGTACCACAGAGACTAATTACTTCAAGGTTTAATGCTTATCGTGTGGTGCTACAGAACACAACTTTATCGGCCTAGACATCTACTTACCGTGGAAGTTCATCCATTTTTACAAGTGGCCTTATTTTCACTCTTTCTGTGCATGTAGTTGATCCCCAaaccattattattttttatatatattttgtttcgTTACAGAGTCCTCACTTGCCATTGACTACAATGCATTATGAAAATGTGTCTAAGCAGGTTGTAAAGCTCTCCAAAAACACTCCAAACCAACTCAAATTCCATCAGAATCTCATTCCGTTTAATGTCTCTGCACTCAattcttgaaaaaaaaaataaaaatcctctGTCTCATAAATCCATATTTTTTGTCGTTGTTGTAAACCGCATCATTCAAACATGGATTTATGGCacagtgaagaaaaaaaacaaaagtCTAACATTTTGTGCAGAGACATCCAGAATGAGATTCTGATGTAATAGGAGTTGGTTTGGAGTGTCTTGGAGAACTTGTCATAATGCATTGTAGTCAATCGCAAGTGATGACTCAGCAAAATGTGACAACCAATTTTCTGCTACAACCACATAATGAAAATAAGgccacatgtaaaaaaaaaaatatttttttaaatagtggAACTTCCCCTTCAATAATATTATACATATTACATAATAACGGACTTATAAAATGCTACTGGGAACTCCTCTGagcttgttgttttttttttgttgctcaaTATGTGACCATATTGgtctgtaacaacaacaacccaaCCACAAAAGGCCCACCTCTTTGCAGAACCATCGAGGCACCATGATCCGGATGATCTTACTGATTCTGAGGAAGAAGACATAGTCCACCGCAGCACGGTCTTTCTTGGCTGCTTTGTCCTTCACAAAGCAAATGCAGGTGTCAGGGGACAAATTTTGCATGTAGTTgagcatttattttttttttccCATTTGTTGGATGCATGTGTGCTGGTGTACTTACTTCATTGCTCAACACCAGTTCTGAGCGTCCTTTTTTACTGTAAACGATAGATACGGCACATAGTCAGATACAAAATGTTCCAACTAGACACGTGCAACATCATGCAATGAACACAATACCCAAGGGTAAAACTGATTTAGTttcatcatcgtcatcataaATCGAGTGTAATGGTGTGTAGGTTGAATGTAATTTTTTTACATAAAAGGGCAGCAAGCTGCTAATAAGCAACAGTGACTTCTGTTACATTGTTGAAATATTAGCCCTGATTAGCCAATGATATATCGAGATTTTAACCCTAGATgacagactggggggggggggggggggggcggtatTGAAACCACCGCACAGCCATTTTGGTACTCCTCCCCGCTGTttctaaaaaacaaaaaaaagacgcTGAAagttatagaaatgcatttatcaACATGCTATATTCGTTTTTGAAAagtatattatattacagacatCTTATTACATACTTAAGTCATATTATGTGAAATTAACATTAAAAATAGAAAGATACAAACATTTGTTAAAGTACTATGTTACCATCCCCACGACAACAAAGGCATACTTCAAAGCACATAATTGTGTCCTTAAATCATTTTATTTAAATACTGTATAAGTCCATTTTTTTCCAATGGAGGACCAGCCAGGTCACCTGTCATACAAGACAGTATTCGATATGGGGATGGCAGTAAGCATCAGCCTCTGACTCCAAAGATTGCAAGTTCGAATCCggtgatagaaagttgtttttgagatttttgttttattcctatcccaaaccttaaccattcagagttaatgcctaactgtaagatttcagagttaatgtctaaacttacccttaaacactttgacatttgagaaagatggatgaacgtctaattctgatgtAAGACAGagctaagtttcttcctaggttttggcctttctagggagtttttcctatccacTGTGctgctacacctgcattgcttgctgtttggggttttaggctgagtttctgtgcagcactttgagatatcagctgatgaaaGAAGGGCTTTATAGATGGAAGGAGCGGTCCTTCCAATCAAATCTGAGGAGTACCAATATGGCTGCCGGTGGCATCAATGCCTCattaaaatgaagaaaaaaaaaacattagcaAATCAAGGTTTATACACATCATTGCGACTATTCCAGCTGCACCGGGGTATAAAGACCTCTATTGTTTGCTAATGAGAATGGAGATTTACATTGACAGAGATATAATAACACAAACTTAAAATGTTACAACATGCGATATGCACAGCCATCAAAGATACCTGGGATATTATACAACTACAACATCTCACTGACTTTCAGACTTTACACCCGTCAAATGGGACAACGTTTCTTGGCTTGCTGGCCACAAGTTCTGTGACACAATAACCCCTTGCATGGGCAGTCTAGCAACGCACAATTAAAGTACAACAGAGATTCGATTatactttttttcccccagcAACATACCCGCTtgactttcctcctcttcttcttctttgcttCAGGATGTATAAAACGAGTAGGACTCCGCCAGCTATCGAAGAGTTTTTAGCTGTCAGGTACTTACTGACGGCCGCCATATTACCGACAGTATCAGTGGATCAGTGCGCACCGACTGGCATGCTGGGTAGTGGGCAGGGAACAAATGAGAGTAGTCGGTCACCGCGGACGAGTGAGAGCATAGGTCAGTAGAGTCGAAGGAATGGTTCAAATAACTGACCATGCTATGGTTTAGAAAAAGCAGAACACCTCAGAATAATCCGTTTATCCCGGCTATGTAGCTTATTCTAAAGCCCATGGATAATTATATGACATGAGGATATTCAAATGAACAAGCTGTGTATTGCAAGTGTGAGTGCAGCTTTTATATGGGCTCGGTTATAGCAAGGACATGGAAATAAACAGTGGCATGATATCATATCGCCGAATATCATCTACAGAAAACGCTTTTTTTCTGAATAGGTTGGGGTATTGGTCTCTCCAGCCTACCGTTTGGAGAATGAAAGAGTCACGTTCAtggagaaacataaaaaaaaatcgTAAACCATACATTTTTTACGCTTAGTTATAGTGAAACACGTCAAGTCTCGTCTTCATTTTGACAGCTCGTTGCGATAGTGATTTTGGTCTTTCAGTAGTAAATCTAGCTATTTTGCCCCAAGTGGTTCAACTCTACCATTGAAATCGTGATGCCGCTACGTCATCTCAAGGGCGGGGTTCGGTATGCAATACACTCACTTGTCGATGTGCTGGTGTGTGGTCGGTCCCACCTCAAAGATGACTGTAAAAGCAGGTGACTGTACGGTTTATGTGACAATGGTTTTGGTTAGTGGAATGTGACTGTAAGGTTTATTTGACAATGGTTTTGGTTAGTGGAATGTGCCTatataaactgagtgtacaaaacattaggaacacatgctctttccatgacagactgaccaggtgaaaactattatccctttattgatgtcacttgtaaaTAAATCCACTTTATTCCGTGTAGATGaaagggttaaataaggattttttttAAGCCTCCTTAGTGACCCTGACATTCAGTAGGCTACCCAATACCAATCTGTGAGTTAATTTGAtcattggaagaaaaaaaataccTAAATACTGCAAATGAGGGTTGGATGGATTTGAGCCACTAATCTTAATTTAAGGTGATGATTGCATTTTTCTTCCCAACCAGAATACTGCAATAAATGTGATTCCACATTTCAAAGATTTGTTTTGAGCTCCATCGGCGACTCGAACTGATACCGTAAGTGGCAATAGAAGTAAGTATGTTTTAGTGAGTACGTTTACATGAACACAAATAATTAaaatatgattaaatattaaactgATTTATGGCAGTAGGCAGCATATGGAAATTGTCATTTAAACACCGTATCTTAATCGGTGTAAAGTCAAATCGAAGTAAGCATATGctgattaaaacacctggttttctgagcaatttTTCTAATTATTAGGATATGTAAACAAACTCGGTCCTGGAGCCCCGCACGTTTTGCCCTAGAACTACACAGCTGaatcaaatcatcaaagcttgaTCATGAGTTGGTTATTTAAATCCGCTGTGTAATGCTGCACGGTTTGATTTTTTGCCCTAACAATAATACACAGCTGATTTAGACTTTAAAAACAATAATCAAAATAGCCAATAACTGACGGTACAATGGGCTCCTAACTTTGAACAATTCACACAGCTTACTTCATTAAAGAGAGCTCTGGGAGCACATGTAATGCAACGTTCGTAACCAAGTGGGAATTTTACACATATGACTGGGAAAAACTTGAACATCCTTCCGACTGATAATTACTAGCGGGTAAACCCGTCATATTGCCCTAAAAAAGGAAATTGGACCGCTGAATTCAATGATGGTGACCGACTTGACAAAAGTGATCCGCTCCAACGCGCCCTCGTGCTTTTGTTCCGTTAAAAAAAGGAGTGAACTGTCTGGGGTGATGGGCGCTCTTCAACAACCGACTGACAGATCTACAAAGAACCGTGCATCATAATTAACTGCTCATTCTTATTTGTAGATTAGTCggtcacaatttacccatgatacattACCGTTTTGATCCTCTCTAcacagtaggccgtcattgtaaataataatttgttcttaactgacttgcctagttaaatgaaggttaaataaatacaattgtatttttaaacacagccatttttatgAGTGCagtgttgtcagcacacgtctgcCACCTGGTGGATTAAAAGGCTACTATGAACCAGGAAAAACTCAACCAACATTTCAACCGTTTTATTCTGCTCACTAGGTGTCATTCTCAGCCAATGCTGGCTAGACCAAGACTAcgctgttatacagtacatactgtggCTTCTTCTCCAATTCTTCTTCTTTTAGCTGAATGGAATGGGCATTAGACCTAAAGCATTGAGATCAGATCTACCATATCAataaaatttattttttattttttatgtagcCAATTCATACAACACTAATTTATTGTAGCCCTGCACCATGTAACTGAATAAAACAAATAATTTTTCATAATACATTTgaaatatatagttatataccaGATAACAATGTTTTTTGATTTCTGAATCATTCACCATATAGGTCTGTATCAGGGTCTCCCATACTCGGTCCGGACCCCCCTCAAATAagcaaagcttgatgatgagttggataTATGAatgagctgtgtagtgctagggcaaaaacaaaaaatgtacaCCCAGGGGTTGCCCCAGGACCATGTTTGGGAAATCCTGGGCTATTCGAGTGTAGGTTATATAGGCtacaataatgtttttttttgtgggggaaaTTCAACTATGCCTCTTTCACCCTCCATCCATATTGTTCAGTTTAATTAGACACTTAATGATACACCAATTAGATGAGAACAATTGAGTCACGACACACCAAAACATAAGACACCTGATGTTAGGGGAGGGGATGGGACCCAAACCTCTTCTTCACAAGTCGCCCACTGAGTCacgtgagaagaggaggaggatattCGTGCCCGGAGAGTGAGCCAAGAGGCGGACGTCCGACAAAAATCACAATTTTGGGGAAGTTTTTTTAGCGGCTCAGACAGAGAGGCTTTAGGAAAGACGCATTGATTCTGTTGTGCATTTCAAGAGTAATCTACGATAGCGGGGATTTTACGAGGTGTAACGTTTCAGGACCGTACAGCAGGTGAATGGGCTAGGCTGCTCTAGCCTATTTGATGAAATAGTAACTGGCGGCGACTCTTAGATTGATTGAACCATCGCTCGCATATAGGCACCTAGAGAGGTAAAGAAGTGGATATTTGGTTAAATATTGGGGGGAAAAAATACAAAGGAAATGCATTTTATCTCAGCAATGGAATTACTTTTTGGCTGCATGATGCTGACATTTCTGTACGGTTAGGTCAGATCTTTTGGATGAGGAGATCCAGGAGAATTGGAGTAAAATGTCGTCCGCATATAACCACAAAAGTGTTTATAATACATAGACGTGTTCATATTACCGTAATAACTCATACAAATAGATATAATGTTCCCTTTAACTACTGTAGCCTATCAACACATTGTAATCCTCCTACTGTTGTCATTTGCAAGGTGCTAGGCTAGCTACAGCGTTAGAGAGTGATGTCAACAAAAAtacgtgtttaaaaaaaaaacgtttaacATGCGtattgaataataataataataactttattTGATTGTCAAAGCTAatgtggcacagcggtctaaggctgtGCTAGAGTCGTCACTACAGCCCCTGggtcgattccaggctgtatcacaaccggccgtgattggcccagcgtcgtccgggttagggtttttgccggggtaggccgtcattgtaaataagaatttgttcttaactgacttgcctagttaaataaaggttgaataaatacattttaattgtgTTATGAACAAAACACTTTCCTTAGTTATATGATCATCTTtatgcgttttttttttttttttttttttttttttatctcaatactGGACAGCTCGAAAATTACTTGGAGGGGCTGGTCCAATTTACTGGAGGGGCTAGTCCAATTTACTGGGGGGGCTGGTCCAATTTACTGGGGGGGCTGGTCCAATTTACTGGGGGGGCTAGTCCAATTTACTGGGGGGAGGGCTAGGCCAATTTACTGGGGGGGCTAGTCCAATTTACTGGGGGGGCTGGTCCAATTTACTGGGGGGGCTGGTCCAATTTACTGGGGGGGCTAGTCCAATTTACTGGGGGGAGGGCTAGGCCAATTTACTGGGGGGGCTAGTCCAATTTACTGGGGGGGCTGGTCCAATTTACTGGGGGGGCTGGTCCAATTTACTGGGGGGGCTAGTCCAATTTACTGGGGGGAGGGCTAGGCCAATTTACTGGGGGGGCTAGTCCAATTTACTGGGGGGGCTGGTCCAATTTACTGGGGGGCTGGTCCAATTTACTGGGGGGGCTAGTCCAATTTACTGGAGGGAGGGCTAGGCCAATTTACTGGAGGGAGGGCTAGGCCAATTTACTGGAGGGAGGGCTAGGCCAATTTACTGGAGGGAGGGCTAGGCCAATTTACTGGGGGGGCTGGTCCAATTTACTGGAGGGAGGGCTAGGCCAATTTACTGGAGGGAGGGCTAGGCCAATTTACTGGGGGGGCTAGTCCAATTTACTGGGGGGGCTAGTCCAATTTACTGGGGGGGCTAGTCCAATTTACTGGAGGGGCTAGTCCAATTTACTGGGGGGGCTGGTCCAATTTACTGGGGGGGCTGGTCCAATTTACTGGGGGGGCTAGTCCAATTTACTGGGGGGAGGGCTAGGCCAATTTACTGGGGGGGCTAGTCCAATTTACTGGGGGGGCTGGTCCAATTTACTGGGGGGGCTGGTCCAATTTACTGGGGGGGCTAGTCCAATTTACTGGGGGGAGGGCTAGGC from Oncorhynchus clarkii lewisi isolate Uvic-CL-2024 chromosome 15, UVic_Ocla_1.0, whole genome shotgun sequence includes the following:
- the LOC139366889 gene encoding ATP-binding cassette sub-family D member 3-like; the protein is MAAVSKYLTAKNSSIAGGVLLVLYILKQRRRRGGKSSGKKGRSELVLSNEDKAAKKDRAAVDYVFFLRISKIIRIMVPRWFCKETGYLVLIAAMLVARTYCDVWMIQNGTMIESAIIGRSNTDFKNYLFNFCKVMPLIALVNNFLKLGLNELKLRFRVRLTKHLYDEYLKGYTYYKMGNLDNRIANADQLLTQDVERFCNSVVDLYSNLSKPLLDIGLYIFKLTSAIGAQGPASMMTYLLVSGLFLTRLRRPIGKMTVTEQRYEGEYRYVNSRLITNSEEIAFYNGNMREKQTIHSTFKKLVDHLHKFIFFRFSMGFVDSLIAKYIATVVGYLVVSRPFLNLADPRHMNSSQPELLEDYYQSGRMLLRMSQALGRIVLAGREMTRLSGFTMRITELMKVLKELNSGKYERTMVSHQDKESEAVERVPLVPGSGQIINVDHIIKFEHTPLATPNGDILIKDLTFEVRSGTNVLVCGPNGCGKSSLFRVLGELWPLFGGQLTKPERGKLFYVPQRPYMTLGTLRDQVIYPDTYEEQKRKGISDQVLKEYLDNVQLGHILDREGTWDTVQDWMDVLSGGEKQRMAMARLFYHKPQFAILDECTSAVSVDVEDFIYSHCRTVGISLFTVSHRKSLWKHHEYYLHMDGRGNYDFKPITEETIEFGS